The following coding sequences are from one Lolium rigidum isolate FL_2022 chromosome 6, APGP_CSIRO_Lrig_0.1, whole genome shotgun sequence window:
- the LOC124661582 gene encoding glycosyltransferase-like KOBITO 1 encodes MAGYRGASSSSAAGGGGAAAFATRVLLLLTLLPLALAAFAFALQWRGGMRDPTGAAWPADTQRFPGMENSPLGSSSQGSGGSYFAVSSASASSAAADCAEILGRSASSHGISLYRGWSFDSEAAITPKICITGSTSASLHQILPWLYYHKVIGVSHFILFVEGEAAKPAVTSVLESIRGVKIIFRTKELKEQQDRSRIWNETWLSGFFYKPCNYELFVKQSLNMEMAIVMAREAGMDWIIHLDTDELIHPAGAREYSLRRLLLDVPDNVDMVIFPNYESSVERDDIKDPFTEVSMFKKNYDHLPKDTYFGLYKEATRGNPNYFLTYGNGKSAARVQEHMRPNGAHRWHNYMKTPNEIKLEEAAILHYTYTKFSDLTSRRDRCGCKPTKEDVKRCFILEFDRLAFVIASTATEQEMRNWYHEHVVWTDKDTNLKLLRKGVLTRIYAPMAIIRGLKESGIFTAAVTSAKAHPKVKLSNIGLENKESIHTNVTAARSTTLKEGGNDNSHASARKILEMIDVQEEAMPPLSPPGFLELIESALS; translated from the exons ATGGCGGGCTACCGCGGCGCCTCCTCCTCatccgcggccggcggcggaggggcggcggCGTTCGCGAcgcgcgtgctcctcctcctcacgcTGCTGCCGCTCGCGCTCGCCGCGTTCGCCTTCGCGCTCCAGTGGCGCGGCGGCATGCGCGACCCGACCGGCGCCGCGTGGCCTGCCGACACGCAGCGGTTCCCAGGCATGGAGAACAGCCCTCTCGGCTCCTCCTCCCAGGGAAGCGGCGGCTCCTACTTCGCCGTCTCCTCCGCGTCGGCCTCCTCTGCGGCCGCCGACTGCGCCGAGATCCTCGGCCGGAGCGCCTCCTCCCATGGCATCTCCCTCTACCGAGGCTGGAGCTTCGACTCCGAAGCCGCTATAACCCCTAAG ATCTGTATCACGGGAAGCACATCTGCTAGCCTACACCAAATTCTTCCATGGTTGTATTATCACAAGGTCATTGGTGTTTCACACTTCATTTTGTTTGTTGAAGGAGAGGCTGCTAAACCAGCTGTTACTTCGGTTCTTGAATCTATTCGG GGTGTAAAAATTATTTTCAGAACTAAAGAACTAAAAGAACAACAAGACAGAAG CCGCATTTGGAATGAGACTTGGCTTTCAGGTTTCTTTTACAAGCCATGCAATTACGAGTTGTTTGTTAAGCAGTCACTTAACATGGAAATGGCTATTGTTATGGCAAGG GAGGCTGGAATGGATTGGATCATACATCTTGATACTGATGAGTTAATTCATCCAGCGGGTGCCAGGGAGTACTCTCTGCGGCGGTTGCTTTTGGATGTTCCTGATAATGTTGACATGGTTATCTTCCCCAACTAT GAGAGCAGCGTTGAGCGGGATGACATCAAAGATCCTTTTACTGAG GTTTCCATGTTTAAGAAGAACTACGATCATCTTCCGAAGGATACATACTTTGGCCTCTACAAAGAGGCAACACGGGGTAATCCAAACTACTTCCTCACTTACGGTAACGGGAAATCAGCGGCAAGGGTCCAGGAGCATATGCGCCCGAATGGTGCTCATAGATGGCACAACTACATGAAAACCCCAAA TGAAATCAAGTTGGAGGAGGCTGCTATTCTGCATTACACTTACACAAAGTTCTCAGATTTAACTTCAAGAAGGGATAGGTGTGGCTGCAAGCCAACAAAAGAGGATGTGAAGCGATGTTTTATCTTGGAGTTTGACAGATTG GCATTCGTAATTGCTTCAACAGCTACTGAGCAAGAGATGAGGAACTG GTACCACGAACATGTTGTATGGACGGACAAAGATACCAATTTGAAGCTCTTGAGGAAGGGTGTTTTAACACGCATATATGCTCCAATG GCTATTATTCGTGGTCTCAAGGAATCTGGCATCTTCACCGCTGCAGTAACATCCGCAAAAGCACACCCTAAAGTAAAGTTGTCAAACATTGGTCTTGAAAACAAGGAGTCTATCCACACAAATGTAACAGCTGCCCGATCCACTACGTTAAAAGAAGGCGGTAATGACAATTCCCATGCAAGTGCAAGAAAGATTCTGGAAATGATAGATGTCCAGGAAGAAGCGATGCCGCCATTGTCACCCCCTGGTTTCCTTGAGCTCATTGAAAGTGCATTATCATGA